In Nicotiana tabacum cultivar K326 chromosome 17, ASM71507v2, whole genome shotgun sequence, one DNA window encodes the following:
- the LOC107828660 gene encoding uncharacterized protein LOC107828660: MVMVVGMEDRKKQDKLQAVWFAAGVAALMACLERAMLVSFVEQWRVIAFLALNLLLLAILFTSRSTPITPIVEETSPECISNTTKSKIEKRRVEECKKPLVVPSVDEVSEEETKDVKEDYTIIDNKENREDQLDDSIDETQQISMEELNERAEAFIAMFRQHLISDAKAYSYSKSCRIRTPIILKGGDKTFTKRRPIY, from the exons ATGGTGATGGTTGTAGGAATGGAGGATAGAAAGAAACAAGATAAATTACAAGCAGTATGGTTTGCTGCTGGAGTGGCTGCTTTAATGGCATGTTTGGAACGTGCTATGTTAGTTTCCTTTGTAGAGCAGTGGCGAGTAATTGCATTTCTTGCTCTTAATCTCTTGCTTTTAGCTATTCTTTTCACATCTAGAAGTACACCAATTACTCCAATAGTTGAAGAAACCAGCCCAGAATGCATCAGCAACACTACTAAATCCAAGATTGAG AAAAGGAGAGTGGAAGAATGCAAGAAACCTTTGGTAGTGCCTTCTGTAGATGAAGTATCAGAAGAAGAAACAAAGGATGTGAAAGAGGATTATACAATAATAGACAATAAGGAAAATAGAGAAGACCAATTAGATGATTCTATAGATGAAACTCAGCAAATTTCAATGGAGGAATTAAATGAGAGAGCAGAGGCATTTATAGCAATGTTCAGACAACATTTAATATCTGATGCAAaggcttatagttatagcaaaaGCTGCAGAATTCGAACTCCAATTATACTCAAAGGAGGTGACAAAACTTTTACCAAGCGTAGACCCATTTATTAA
- the LOC107764925 gene encoding type I inositol polyphosphate 5-phosphatase 4 isoform X1, translated as MGNRQRKSRRKAIRLWFIKRRSKADASHLSEISDNDEQDDECMDGFVGRSLDMEPCIRNNELRIFVGTWNVAGRSPVGSLALDLIEWLHLKEPADIYVLGFQEIVPLKTKTVIGAEDPTEATNWNSLIGKTLNSKYGGAWLTPMINPITNDNYQYDAESDRRLRSDYEISSPARGQTRTKYELSDRVGRYKLMASKKMVGVFISVWMRRALLKKYRVSEVKVSSVACGIMGYLGNKGSVSVSMSIGGTSFCFVAAHLASGEKKGDEGKRNHQVSEIFRRTSFPRLPEDRRKNLPLTILGHDQIFWFGDLNYRLYLEDNLARELIKQHNWSALQEFDQLRKELEEGGVFQGWKEGNIEFAPTYKYSSYNCNRYSGGLPSRAGEKQRTPAWCDRILWYGKGVKQLSYFRSESKFSDHRPVSALFSIHVEDQKCARSGLVSFPPSVPSTIPSKAVTNYKARVIEMLDLHSYH; from the exons ATGGGTAACAGGCAACGAAAATCAAGACGAAAAGCAATTCGGTTGTGGTTTATCAAAAGACGAAGCAAAGCTGATGCATCCCATTTAAGCGAAATTTCAG ATAACGACGAACAAGATGATGAGTGCATGGATGGTTTTGTTGGTAGGTCACTGGACATGGAACCATGCATTAGAAACAATGAATTGAG AATCTTTGTTGGTACATGGAATGTTGCAGGAAGATCTCCAGTGGGAAGTCTAGCTCTAGATTTGATTGAGTGGCTCCATCTGAAAGAACCAGCTGATATTTATGTTCTTGG CTTCCAGGAAATAGTACCTCTAAAGACTAAAACAGTAATTGGAGCAGAAGATCCAACAGAAGCAACTAACTGGAACTCGCTCATCGGTAAAACTCTAAATAGCAAGTATGGTGGTGCCTGGTTGACACCCATGATCAATCCAATCACCAATGATAATTATCAATATGATGCTGAATCAGATAGGAGACTAAGGAGTGACTACGAAATATCAAGTCCAGCAAGAGGTCAGACTAGAACCAAATATGAGCTTTCAGACCGTGTTGGTAGGTACAAATTGATGGCGAGCAAGAAGATGGTTGGTGTCTTCATTAGTGTCTGGATGAGAAGGGCATTGCTAAAGAAATATCGTGTCTCGGAGGTGAAAGTCTCGTCAGTAGCCTGTGGCATTATGGGCTATTTGGGAAACAAAGGATCAGTCTCTGTGAGCATGTCTATAGGAGGAACTAGTTTTTGCTTTGTGGCAGCTCACTTAGCCTCCGGAGAAAAGAAAGGTGATGAAGGGAAAAGGAACCATCAAGTCTCGGAAATTTTTAGGAGAACATCTTTCCCCCGGCTGCCTGAAGACAGACGTAAAAATCTTCCTCTCACCATTTTAGGGCACGA CCAGATATTTTGGTTTGGAGATCTCAACTACAGATTATACTTGGAAGACAACTTAGCAAGGGAATTAATAAAGCAGCACAATTGGAGTGCCCTGCAAGAATTTGACCAGTTGCGGAAGGAACTAGAAGAAGGTGGAGTGTTTCAGGGTTGGAAAGAGGGAAATATAGAGTTTGCACCCACATACAAATATTCTTCTTACAATTGCAATCGTTATTCTGGTGGACTTCCAAGCAGAGCTGGGGAGAAGCAAAGAACTCCAGCATG GTGCGATAGGATCCTATGGTATGGTAAGGGAGTTAAACAGCTTTCCTATTTCCGCAGTGAAAGCAAGTTCTCTGACCATCGGCCGGTCTCTGCTTTATTCTCTATACATGTTGAAGATCAAAAGTGTGCCCGTTCAGGTCTGGTTTCATTTCCTCCTTCAGTCCCCTCCACAATTCCTAGTAAAGCT GTAACCAACTACAAGGCAAGGGTAATAGAGATGCTAGATCTCCACTCTTATCATTGA
- the LOC107764925 gene encoding type I inositol polyphosphate 5-phosphatase 8 isoform X2 has translation MGNRQRKSRRKAIRLWFIKRRSKADASHLSEISDNDEQDDECMDGFVGRSLDMEPCIRNNELRIFVGTWNVAGRSPVGSLALDLIEWLHLKEPADIYVLGFQEIVPLKTKTVIGAEDPTEATNWNSLIDRRLRSDYEISSPARGQTRTKYELSDRVGRYKLMASKKMVGVFISVWMRRALLKKYRVSEVKVSSVACGIMGYLGNKGSVSVSMSIGGTSFCFVAAHLASGEKKGDEGKRNHQVSEIFRRTSFPRLPEDRRKNLPLTILGHDQIFWFGDLNYRLYLEDNLARELIKQHNWSALQEFDQLRKELEEGGVFQGWKEGNIEFAPTYKYSSYNCNRYSGGLPSRAGEKQRTPAWCDRILWYGKGVKQLSYFRSESKFSDHRPVSALFSIHVEDQKCARSGLVSFPPSVPSTIPSKAVTNYKARVIEMLDLHSYH, from the exons ATGGGTAACAGGCAACGAAAATCAAGACGAAAAGCAATTCGGTTGTGGTTTATCAAAAGACGAAGCAAAGCTGATGCATCCCATTTAAGCGAAATTTCAG ATAACGACGAACAAGATGATGAGTGCATGGATGGTTTTGTTGGTAGGTCACTGGACATGGAACCATGCATTAGAAACAATGAATTGAG AATCTTTGTTGGTACATGGAATGTTGCAGGAAGATCTCCAGTGGGAAGTCTAGCTCTAGATTTGATTGAGTGGCTCCATCTGAAAGAACCAGCTGATATTTATGTTCTTGG CTTCCAGGAAATAGTACCTCTAAAGACTAAAACAGTAATTGGAGCAGAAGATCCAACAGAAGCAACTAACTGGAACTCGCTCATCG ATAGGAGACTAAGGAGTGACTACGAAATATCAAGTCCAGCAAGAGGTCAGACTAGAACCAAATATGAGCTTTCAGACCGTGTTGGTAGGTACAAATTGATGGCGAGCAAGAAGATGGTTGGTGTCTTCATTAGTGTCTGGATGAGAAGGGCATTGCTAAAGAAATATCGTGTCTCGGAGGTGAAAGTCTCGTCAGTAGCCTGTGGCATTATGGGCTATTTGGGAAACAAAGGATCAGTCTCTGTGAGCATGTCTATAGGAGGAACTAGTTTTTGCTTTGTGGCAGCTCACTTAGCCTCCGGAGAAAAGAAAGGTGATGAAGGGAAAAGGAACCATCAAGTCTCGGAAATTTTTAGGAGAACATCTTTCCCCCGGCTGCCTGAAGACAGACGTAAAAATCTTCCTCTCACCATTTTAGGGCACGA CCAGATATTTTGGTTTGGAGATCTCAACTACAGATTATACTTGGAAGACAACTTAGCAAGGGAATTAATAAAGCAGCACAATTGGAGTGCCCTGCAAGAATTTGACCAGTTGCGGAAGGAACTAGAAGAAGGTGGAGTGTTTCAGGGTTGGAAAGAGGGAAATATAGAGTTTGCACCCACATACAAATATTCTTCTTACAATTGCAATCGTTATTCTGGTGGACTTCCAAGCAGAGCTGGGGAGAAGCAAAGAACTCCAGCATG GTGCGATAGGATCCTATGGTATGGTAAGGGAGTTAAACAGCTTTCCTATTTCCGCAGTGAAAGCAAGTTCTCTGACCATCGGCCGGTCTCTGCTTTATTCTCTATACATGTTGAAGATCAAAAGTGTGCCCGTTCAGGTCTGGTTTCATTTCCTCCTTCAGTCCCCTCCACAATTCCTAGTAAAGCT GTAACCAACTACAAGGCAAGGGTAATAGAGATGCTAGATCTCCACTCTTATCATTGA
- the LOC107764929 gene encoding uncharacterized protein LOC107764929 — translation MDIAHCHLDGNADAVEFCPHESFHNVLAACTYTLQEGDQPSRTGSISLFDVDAESSRLSLTQRVQTAGIFDIKWSPVGGNVVPSLAQADANGYVRVHKLESCLNESNIPGNHLLEVCDEHVSSSMCLCIDWNPSATSLAVGLSDGSVSIISLLESQLSISRDWKAHDFELWAASFDIHQPQLVYTGSDDCKFNCWDLRDDPSNLAFQNRKVHTMGICCITKSPSDPYTLLTGCYDEHLRVWDVRSISKPVHETSISLGGGVWRIKYHPFVPDLVLTACMHNGFAVVKVKGNTAEVIETYNKHGSLAYGADWQRGCLGRNGRDKNNVIATCSFYDQLLRVWMPEGDIAE, via the exons ATGGATATAGCTCATTGCCACCTTGATGGAAATGCCGATGCTGTGGAGTTTTGTCCACACGAATCTTTCCACAACGTTCTTGCCGCTTGCACCTACACTTTACAAGAAGGAGATCAGCCTAGTAGAACTGGCAGTATATCCCTCTTTGATGTTGATGCTGAATCCAGTCGACTTAGCTTGACACAGAGAGTACAAACAGCTGGTATTTTTGATATAAAATGGAGCCCAGTTGGTGGAAATGTGGTTCCATCACTTGCTCAAGCTGATGCTAATGGTTATGTGAGAGTTCACAAGCTTGAATCTTGTTTGAATGAATCAAATATTCCTG GGAATCATTTGCTAGAGGTATGTGATGAACATGTCAGTTCCTCCATGTGCTTGTGTATAGACTGGAACCCATCAGCTACATCCCTCGCTGTGGGGCTTTCGGATGGGTCAGTCTCAATAATTTCACTCCTTGAGTCTCAACTAAGCATTTCCAGAGACTGGAAAGCACATGACTTTGAACTTTGGGCTGCCTCTTTTGATATCCACCAACCACAGCTGGTGTACACAGGGTCAGATGACTGCAAATTTAATTGCTGGGATTTGCGAGATGATCCATCTAACTTGGCATTCCAAAATAGAAAGGTTCACACAATGGGGATTTGCTGCATTACTAAGAGTCCAAGTGATCCTTACACGTTACTCACTGGTTGCTATGATGAACACCTAAGGGTATGGGATGTAAGATCAATCTCAAAACCTGTACACGAGACATCAATCTCCTTAGGTGGAGGAGTTTGGAGAATTAAGTACCATCCTTTTGTACCTGACCTAGTCTTGACAGCTTGTATGCACAATGGATTTGCAGTTGTTAAAGTTAAAGGGAATACAGCTGAAGTAATTGAAACCTACAATAAACATGGTTCCCTGGCATATGGAGCTGATTGGCAAAGAGGTTGTTTAGGGAGGAACGGTAGGGATAAGAACAATGTCATTGCTACTTGCTCATTTTATGACCAGCTCCTTCGTGTGTGGATGCCAGAAGGCGATATTGCTGAATGA
- the LOC107828659 gene encoding uncharacterized protein LOC107828659: protein MEALKKAYAGIILNMAKEAAARVMASEQKALKFQQDLHSTKEEALRMLLRLKLMIDTKTTEAERLSQNKQRRIDELEAQLNEAEGVIIDLRAELYNVREQLNEAKNKHLHHLRPHVKEDLVCRNSYKSKLNNSESLKFPTELGSNVFKSADMTDIALCNYSTDNHILAAEIVKSNEPEIYQNGYCAIEMSLADERLHSGDDPSFPIEVTRVTEPSGRDAGAHNVPVTKAKKIENLVGEKPLKGLPSKQRPYTFRGKRRRKAQYGKTKNSSCKVRCNKLMLSQRPLTTISRSARCLHAGTYYDSPDSPSTNTERKNVAGSSFLLGKRLPQNKDLTIAVARRSIRKRRVKYLDDSFPASLSHSSHSNHPIRAGQQCPSFSHSKSNAVECTVKSTKLTNECDIEEGAGFLTDNKICRKSASADSNEDKELIDVSVIVEEGDDKSLLDVTMLPVESIFGDDKACERSKESPVQGNNKTPLKYTFSRKRKKDSLLNPNENPSLVSSMKKRTAEIENIDPRLKDSNPLKDSPLRSKQLVQVARQLVSLSGRSWW from the exons ATGGAGGCTCTGAAGAAAGCATATGCGGGGATAATTCTGAATATGGCAAAGGAGGCGGCAGCTCGGGTTATGGCCTCAGAGCAAAAAGCCCTTAAATTTCAGCAGGATTTGCATTCCACTAAAGAGGAAGCCCTTCGAATGCTTCTTCGTTTGAAATTAATGATTGATACTAAG ACAACTGAAGCTGAAAGATTGTCCCAAAATAAGCAAAGAAGAATTGATGAATTAGAAGCTCAGCTTAATGAAGCGGAAGGGGTGATAATAGATCTTAGAGCAGAATTATACAATGTTCGGGAGCAGTTGAATGAGGCAAAGAATAAGCATCTCCATCACTTGAGACCACATGTAAAAGAGGATTTGGTTTGTCGCAACAGTTATAAGTCAAAGCTAAATAATTCTGAGTCATTAAAGTTCCCTACTGAATTGGGATCCAATGTCTTCAAATCAGCAGACATGACAGACATAGCATTGTGCAATTACTCAACAGACAATCATATTTTGGCTGCAGAGATTGTGAAAAGCAATGAGCCCGAGATTTATCAAAATGGATATTGTGCAATAGAGATGAGCTTAGCAGATGAGAGATTGCATTCTGGAGATGATCCAAGTTTTCCCATTGAAGTTACACGGGTTACTGAACCAAGTGGACGAGATGCTGGAGCACACAATGTGCCAGTGACTAAAGCTAAGAAAATAGAGAATTTAGTTGGTGAAAAACCACTTAAAGGCCTTCCCTCTAAGCAGCGGCCCTATACATTCCGAGGAAAAAGACGAAGAAAAGCTCAATATGGCAAAACCAAAAATAGCTCTTGCAAGGTTCGTTGTAATAAGCTCATGTTGTCACAACGACCATTGACAACAATTTCTCGTTCTGCAAGATGCTTGCATGCAGGCACTTATTATGATAGTCCTGATAGTCCTTCCACTAATACCGAGAGAAAAAACGTAGCAGGAAGTTCTTTCTTGTTGGGTAAAAGATTGCCACAAAACAAGGATCTAACCATTGCTGTTGCTCGTAGAAGTATTAGGAAAAGACGCGTCAAATACTTGGACGATAGTTTTCCTGCATCATTGTCACATAGCTCCCATTCTAATCACCCGATCAGAGCTGGTCAGCAGTGTCCATCTTTTTCTCATAGCAAGTCTAATGCAGTTGAATGCACTGTGAAATCCACTAAATTAACAAATGAATGTGATATTGAAGAGGGTGCGGGTTTTCTAACAGATAACAAGATATGTAGAAAGTCTGCAAGTGCAGATTCAAATGAGGACAAAGAGTTGATAGATGTGTCGGTGATTGTAGAGGAGGGTGATGATAAATCACTGCTTGACGTGACCATGTTACCAGTTGAATCTATCTTTGGAGATGACAAAGCATGTGAAAGAAGTAAGGAATCACCTGTTCAAGGTAACAATAAGACGCCTCTCAAGTATACATTCAGCAGGAAGCGTAAGAAGGATTCCTTGTTGAACCCAAATGAGAACCCTTCTCTAGTAAGCTCAATGAAGAAAAGGACTGCAGAGATAGAAAACATTGATCCAAGATTGAAGGATTCAAACCCGTTGAAGGATTCACCTTTAAGAAGTAAACAGTTGGTGCAGGTTGCTCGTCAG CTTGTCTCTCTTTCTGGAAGAAGCTGGTGGTAA